The nucleotide window AACCTCAAATCGCGGCAATATTTTGCCGTTCCGCAGTACCTGATTTGTCCCTATGACAGCGGTGGGTACAACTGGCACGCCGGCTTTAAGAGCTATTAATGCAACTCCCGGTTCCCCGGCACCGAGTGTTCCTTTCTTGCTGCGGGTCCCTTCCGGAAAAATACCCAGCACGTTTCCTTGCCTCAGTCGGTTGATTGCTTCCCGGATGGCATTTCGGTCAGCAGTACCCCGCTTGACCGGAAAAGCATTGAGCCGGGAAATGATCCAGCCAAACACGGGAATTTTAAATAATTCCTGTTTCGCCATGAAATGCACCTTGCCGGGCACCGCACAGCCAATGACAGGGGGATCCCATAAACTAATATGATTGGCGGCAATAATGACTCCCTGATTCTTCGGGATATTCTCAACCCCTTTGACCTGCCAGCGAAAAACAATTTGAAAAGTCGTCCGAAACAAAAACCGCAGAAGATTATACAAGTTTTTTTCTCTCCTTGTAAATCAGTAAGATGGTTTCCACTACCGCATCAATAGTAAGTCCAGTGGTGTCAACCAATATGGCATCAGGCGCCTGCATAAGCGGCGCTATTTCCCTTTGGGAATCCATCCGGTCCCGTTCGGCGATTTCATGAGTCAGCTGTTCCAGATCTGTGTCAAAGCCCTTGCCTTTTAGTTCCCGCCATCTTCGTCCGGCGCGCTCGGCAATGGAGGCCGTGAGAAAGATTTTAACCTCGGCGTCCGGCAATACATGGGTCCCAATATCCCGACCATCCATAACCACGCCGCCTTGATCGGCCATCTGACGCTGCCGAATCAGCATAGCCTGCCTGACAGCCGGCAGCTTAGCATACTCTGAAACCGAACGGGAAATTTGCGGCGTCCGGATAGCGGCGGTAACATTCTCACCGTTCACGCAGACCTGCAATTGACCTTCCGTATACTTCAGAGAAATATCCATTCTTTGAAGTAATTGGGTCACCCCTTCTATATTCTCACTGGAACAGGATCCTTTCAGCGCTGCCCATGTTACAGCCCGATACATCGCTCCTGTATCAATATAAGTATAGTTCAGCTTGCGGGCAACAATCTGTGCTACCGTACTCTTCCCCGCTCCGGCAGGACCGTCAATCGCTACAACCAGTTCTTTCATAGTACCTTCCTTATTGTTTCGTATCAATTAAAAATTCTAGTACATATGTTTTTTACGACACTAATAAGTTCAACGTTCCTTGCCAATTTCCTGCCAGTGATCCGTCTCCTTTAGCGTTTTAACTTAATTCTTCCGATCGGCGCAGTATCTCCCCGCGTTTCAAGAATGGCACCGGCAAAAGGGGAGACAATACCTGGATCTACTTTTACAACTTGATAGCTGACAGGTTCCGTCTGCAGCGTGGCATCAATTTCAAGATAGTCGCCGTCATAAACCGTTACCGTTGCCAGTCCCGGCGCAAGCGTGCCCGCCCTGTTACCGTTGATTTTGATATAAACCTGATTGCCGCTGCCAGTTAAAACCTTAATTTGCATTTTCTGCCCCCGGCGCAGTATCTGAAACTCCTGCCAGACCGAGCGTCCCTCCGCCTCATTGCCCGGGTTATCCGGGGTGAACTCCAGCGCCACTCT belongs to Acetonema longum DSM 6540 and includes:
- a CDS encoding lysophospholipid acyltransferase family protein, with translation MYNLLRFLFRTTFQIVFRWQVKGVENIPKNQGVIIAANHISLWDPPVIGCAVPGKVHFMAKQELFKIPVFGWIISRLNAFPVKRGTADRNAIREAINRLRQGNVLGIFPEGTRSKKGTLGAGEPGVALIALKAGVPVVPTAVIGTNQVLRNGKILPRFEVIFGKPIYFNETQRDNLEIASDLIMREIGALLANRQSD
- the cmk gene encoding (d)CMP kinase: MKELVVAIDGPAGAGKSTVAQIVARKLNYTYIDTGAMYRAVTWAALKGSCSSENIEGVTQLLQRMDISLKYTEGQLQVCVNGENVTAAIRTPQISRSVSEYAKLPAVRQAMLIRQRQMADQGGVVMDGRDIGTHVLPDAEVKIFLTASIAERAGRRWRELKGKGFDTDLEQLTHEIAERDRMDSQREIAPLMQAPDAILVDTTGLTIDAVVETILLIYKERKKLV